CAAAATACTGAATTTTCGCCAGTGAATTACGCTTTCCCCTGTGTTTTTCGTGCGAAAACACGCTATCCGACTCAGCGTTGCTGTCGCTGTAAACGCCCAGCCGGGCCGCACACCGTACAACTTTATTAATCTGGCATAGCTATTGCAAAACAGAACCAGTGAAAAGTGTTAACACGTGGTGGACTCAAGCAATGGCTATCAGTTTCAGTAATGCTACCGGGTATTTCGAGCACACCTTGGGCTTGCGTGCCCGTCGCGCCGAAGTGCTTGCAAACAATCTGGCCAATGCGGATACGCCGCACTACAAGGCGCGCGATATCGACTTCGCGGCCGCATTGCAGCAGCGTTTGGAGGGAAGTCAGCGGCAACGCTTTGACCTCAAAACCACCTCAGACAAACACCTGGAAGGCAGCACCATTGTAGCGCTCGATGACCTGCTGTACCGCACGCCAAATCAACCGTCGGTCGACGGCAATACGGTAGAAGAGCAGGTTGAACACGCGGCTTATATGAAAAACGCACTGGCTTTTCAGGCCAGCTTCACCTTCCTCAACAGCAAGTTCAAAGGCCTGACATCGGCAATTAAAGGAGAGTAATCATGTCTCTTGACGCAATTTTTGGCATTGCCGGCTCCGGTCTGAATGCGCAGAGCCTGCGACTGAATACAACCGCCAGTAATATGGCCAATGCCCAGTCGGCCAGTAGCAGCTACGACGAAGTTTACCGGGCGCGCCATCCGGTATTCACCGCTGCGCTGAATCAGGCGAGAGGCGGCATGATGCCGGTCTCCAGCGCGCGGGAAAACACCGGTGGTGTGCAGGTATTGGGTATTGTGGAAAGCGATGCGCCACTGCAACCGCGCTATGAACCCGAACACCCGCTGGCCGACGATGACGGCTATGTCTACTACCCCAATGTCAATGTGGTCGAAGAAATGGCCAATATGATCTCTGCGTCGCGCAGTTTTCAGGCCAACGTGGAAGTGATGAACTCTGCCAAGCAAATGATGCAGCGTGTTCTCACCATCGGACAGTAAAGAATAGGTGTCGCTATGACTGGCATATCAACCACCGGCAACGTACTCGACCATCTGACTTCCACGTCAAAATACGCGGAAGAACCGAAGACTAACGAATTGGGGCGGGCAGAATTCCTGAACCTGCTGATGGTCAAAATGCAGAACCAGGACCCACTCAATCCGCAGGATGATACTGCATTTATCGCTGAGTTGGCCCAGTTCAGTGAGCTCGAGGAAATTGAGAAGCTGAATAAGAACTTCTCTGGTTTTTCCGCGTCGATGATGTCGAACCAGGCATTGCAAGCCTCATCGTTGGTCGGCCGCAAAGTGACCGTGCCGGGCGATGAGTCCTACCTGGCGATGAACGATGTCATCAGTGGCAGCGTGACGTTGCCCGCCACCACCACCGATTTGCAGGTGGATATTTATGGCGAAAATGGCTCATTGCTTGAGTCTGTGCCATTGGGACTGCAGACGCGCGGTGATGTGGTGTTTCGCTGGGATGGCAAATTCATGGAGGTCAATGGCGAGTTGCTGGACTGGCAATCAGGCGAAGAGAACGGCCGTGCACCGGGTAAATACCGATTTGAGGTCACCGCCAGTATCGATGGAGAGCCCACGCGGATCGAAACAGCCCTGAGTGCCAACGTCAATAGCGTTACCTTGGGGGCTGATGGAAAACTGACTTTGAATTTAGCGGGCATTGGCCCGGTCGCCATGAGCGATGTGAAGCAATTTAACTGAGGCGGGAATAGATTATGCCATTCAATACAGCACTCAGCGGCATCCGTGCTGCCAATTCCGACCTGAAAATTACCGGCAATAACATTGCCAACGCAAGTACGGTAGGGTTTAAAAGTTCCCGTGCGGAGTTTGGCGATGTCTATGCCACCACGATTCTGGGCGCCGGTGTTAATACCATTGGTGGCGGAGTCCGATTGCAGGATGTGTCCCAGCAATTTTCCCAGGGCAATATCAGTTTTACTGAGAACGAGCTTGACCTCGCGATCAGCGGTGCGGGTTTCTTCATTCTGAATCAGAACGGCGATGCCTTCTATTCGCGGGCAGGCACCTTCTCGCTTGATAAAGACGGATATATTGTCAATAACGTTGACGCCCGACTGCAGGGGTTTGCAGCGGACATTAACGGAGTGGTAGGGGGGGTTATCGGTGATCTGCAGATCCAGACCGGCAATCAGCCGCCGCGTCAGACTACTCTGGTGGAATCGGCGCTTAACCTGAATGCCAACGCGCCGGTATTACAACGCTCTGGCTCCACCCTGATAACCGATGGCAATGCCATTGCCGTGACGCAGGTGGGCTTACAAAACGACACTACGTCCACGGCTAATTCAACCAGCTTTGCACTGCCGGGTGCCGGTTTTGATTTCAATACCAACACCATTACTTTTGATGTCCAGATTGCCGGTGCGTCTTCGGGGAATAACGGCACCGTCAGTATCACGTTGAACACAGCCAATGGCGTTCCGGCCAATGTTAATAACTTCAATGATTTGCGTACGCTGGAAGGCGTTATTAACGGCCAGATCTTTTCGCCCACGCTACCGCAAACTGCAATCGACGTCATCGCTGTTGCGGTGGATGACGGGGGTGGCAATTACCACCTTGAATTTCAGGCGCTGCAAAGCGGTGAGCCCGCCCAGGTGACGCTGACGAATGCCAGCGGCAATGCCGGTACCATCGGACTGGCAGGGGCTATTGGTGCGGGTACTATCCAGGACAATTCCGGTACCCCGGCAGTCACCAATGGCTATCCGCAACAGTCCATCGATGTGGTCGGTCCGACCCAGACAATCACCTATACCAGCCCGGCCGGTTCCACCGCGTCGGAAATAGCATCGGAAATGAATGCGCTCGCCGGTGTCACCGCCACGGCTACGTCAACAGCCTCCATTATTGCCGCGGGCTACAACAACAGCGCCGGCAACATGATTATTTCGCTGAATAACGTTCAGTTGACTGGTAACGACCTGACAGCGCTTGAAGCCGAAATTAATAATCTGTCTTCTTCAACGCTGCCCGGCATCACTGCCCAGTTGGATCCTGTAACTGGGAACCTGCAGATTACCTCGAGTATCGGTGACGATTTGCGGTTTACCATCTCGTCACCCAATGACGGTGACACGCTGGAAGTGCAGGGTAACCCGGCGGTGCCATCGCAAACACTCGAGGCGGATCCCTCCAACAACGGGGTGGGGGCCGGCAACAGCGATGCGGCGCTCAATGCGATCATGGTAGGCGGCGAAATCGATATCGTTTTGGACCAGGGTTATACACTGACCAATCCCAATCCGCCGGCCATCGGCCTGTACAGCCCCTTTACCGCTGGGACATTTCAGCCTTTTGTGATTAACCAGTTTGATCCAACTGATCAGGGGACTTACAACCACGCGACATCGGTTACCGTGTATGACTCGCTGGGCAACAGTCATGTCATGACCCAGTACTTCGTGCGCCAGCCGTATGATACGACGGATCCATTGACGTCACCCAACCACTGGCTGATGTACGTACAGATCGACGGCGAAGATGTGGGCGATCCGGATACCACATTGCCGCCGCCCGGCAATCTTTTGCCGACCCAGGCCTCATTCAATCTGCATTTCAACTCAAACGGCAGTCTGGACCCGCTCTTGAGCGACGATATTCTGGTGTCGAACTGGGTGCCGTTGGACCGTAATGGCAATCCTAACGGCGCTTTACCGCCCTTGAATGTATTGCAGGGCGGAGCCTTGCCGGTGGTTGAGCCGCCAACCAGCAGTAACTTCGAGATCGATATGGTGGGAACCACCCAGTTTGGCAGTGACTTTGCCGTGAATAACGTCGATCAGAACGGCTACGCCACTGGCCGGTTGTCCGGTATTAACATTGATGATGGCGGTGTGATCTTTGCTCGTTTCACCAATGGTGAGGCGCAGGTACTGGGTCAGCTGGGGATTGCCGATTTCGCCAATGTGCAGGGCCTTCAGCCGGTTGGAGACACCATGTGGGCGGAGAACTTTGAATCGGGCATTCCCCAAATAGGCACGCCTGGCACGGCTGCCTTGGGCGCGATTAATGCGGGCGCACTGGAAGACTCCAATGTGGATCTTTCGCAACAGCTGGTGAATCTGATTATCGCGCAGCGCAACTTCCAGGCCAGCGCGAAAACCATCGAGACTGCCGACACCGTCACTCAAACCATCATCAATATCCGTTAATTGATTTATGCCCCGCCTGTGCGCGGGGCTGTTCTTTCCCCGCTTTAACCTTGGCATTGTCCTTGCAGTACTAATAACAGACGTTTAGGCCGACTGTTTTTTGGCTCTGGGAGGCATGATGGACAAGGCTCTATATCTGGCAATGACTGGCGCGAAGCACAATATGCGCGCGCAGACTGCCCATTCCAATAATCTGGCAAACATAAACAGCACCGGGTTTAAGGCTGACTTTGCCCAGGCCCGGGCCATGCCGGTGTTTTATGGTGAAACACATCCTACCCGAGCGTATGCGCTGACGGAAAATCCGGCATCTGATTTTTCTGCCGGCGCGATGCACGAAACTGGCAGAG
This region of Simiduia agarivorans SA1 = DSM 21679 genomic DNA includes:
- the flgB gene encoding flagellar basal body rod protein FlgB — protein: MAISFSNATGYFEHTLGLRARRAEVLANNLANADTPHYKARDIDFAAALQQRLEGSQRQRFDLKTTSDKHLEGSTIVALDDLLYRTPNQPSVDGNTVEEQVEHAAYMKNALAFQASFTFLNSKFKGLTSAIKGE
- the flgC gene encoding flagellar basal body rod protein FlgC, translated to MSLDAIFGIAGSGLNAQSLRLNTTASNMANAQSASSSYDEVYRARHPVFTAALNQARGGMMPVSSARENTGGVQVLGIVESDAPLQPRYEPEHPLADDDGYVYYPNVNVVEEMANMISASRSFQANVEVMNSAKQMMQRVLTIGQ
- a CDS encoding flagellar hook assembly protein FlgD; amino-acid sequence: MTGISTTGNVLDHLTSTSKYAEEPKTNELGRAEFLNLLMVKMQNQDPLNPQDDTAFIAELAQFSELEEIEKLNKNFSGFSASMMSNQALQASSLVGRKVTVPGDESYLAMNDVISGSVTLPATTTDLQVDIYGENGSLLESVPLGLQTRGDVVFRWDGKFMEVNGELLDWQSGEENGRAPGKYRFEVTASIDGEPTRIETALSANVNSVTLGADGKLTLNLAGIGPVAMSDVKQFN
- a CDS encoding flagellar hook-basal body complex protein, with the translated sequence MPFNTALSGIRAANSDLKITGNNIANASTVGFKSSRAEFGDVYATTILGAGVNTIGGGVRLQDVSQQFSQGNISFTENELDLAISGAGFFILNQNGDAFYSRAGTFSLDKDGYIVNNVDARLQGFAADINGVVGGVIGDLQIQTGNQPPRQTTLVESALNLNANAPVLQRSGSTLITDGNAIAVTQVGLQNDTTSTANSTSFALPGAGFDFNTNTITFDVQIAGASSGNNGTVSITLNTANGVPANVNNFNDLRTLEGVINGQIFSPTLPQTAIDVIAVAVDDGGGNYHLEFQALQSGEPAQVTLTNASGNAGTIGLAGAIGAGTIQDNSGTPAVTNGYPQQSIDVVGPTQTITYTSPAGSTASEIASEMNALAGVTATATSTASIIAAGYNNSAGNMIISLNNVQLTGNDLTALEAEINNLSSSTLPGITAQLDPVTGNLQITSSIGDDLRFTISSPNDGDTLEVQGNPAVPSQTLEADPSNNGVGAGNSDAALNAIMVGGEIDIVLDQGYTLTNPNPPAIGLYSPFTAGTFQPFVINQFDPTDQGTYNHATSVTVYDSLGNSHVMTQYFVRQPYDTTDPLTSPNHWLMYVQIDGEDVGDPDTTLPPPGNLLPTQASFNLHFNSNGSLDPLLSDDILVSNWVPLDRNGNPNGALPPLNVLQGGALPVVEPPTSSNFEIDMVGTTQFGSDFAVNNVDQNGYATGRLSGINIDDGGVIFARFTNGEAQVLGQLGIADFANVQGLQPVGDTMWAENFESGIPQIGTPGTAALGAINAGALEDSNVDLSQQLVNLIIAQRNFQASAKTIETADTVTQTIINIR